A portion of the candidate division TA06 bacterium genome contains these proteins:
- the crtI gene encoding phytoene desaturase: protein MPKKKVIIIGAGPGGLTAGMLLAHQGHQVDIFEKKDVVGGRNAPIKLGGFTFDTGPTFLMLLEVLEQSFADAGRDLNKYLDLKRIDPMYRLRFDGAKDFFPTGDEKMMVAEIERAFPGDGQNYLRFKKTEGKKFDRVYPCLKVPYGSLLSYLKPRFLKAIPRLDPFASVYDRLSSYFRHEHLRIAMTFQAKYLGMSPWQCPATFTILSIIEHKFGIYHPIGGLNKISEAMARVIREDGGKIHLNTPVRRIIVENGKTTGVILENGNEVRGDAVIINPDFAWAMRHLVAPQDRKKYTDQKLDRMEYSCSTFMLYLGLDKLYDIPHHNVIFADDYRNNVEDIVRRKALSSDPSVYIQNASITDPTLAPKGKSAVYVLVPVTNQTSGLDWQKERKAFRDRVIGIIKQKTELKDIDQHIEAEKIITPADWENEYGIYHGATFNLSHKISQMLSFRPHNKFEEFGNCYLVGGGTHPGSGLPTIYQSGRIAASMIMGTKVS from the coding sequence ATGCCGAAGAAAAAAGTGATCATCATCGGGGCCGGGCCTGGCGGGCTGACCGCCGGCATGCTGCTGGCCCACCAAGGGCACCAGGTGGACATCTTTGAAAAGAAGGACGTGGTGGGCGGCCGCAACGCTCCTATCAAGCTGGGCGGCTTTACCTTTGACACCGGCCCCACTTTTCTGATGCTGCTGGAAGTGCTGGAGCAGTCCTTCGCCGACGCTGGCCGGGACCTGAACAAATACCTGGATCTGAAGCGCATCGATCCCATGTACCGCCTGCGCTTTGACGGGGCAAAGGACTTCTTCCCCACCGGGGACGAGAAAATGATGGTGGCGGAGATCGAGCGGGCCTTCCCTGGAGACGGTCAGAATTACCTGCGGTTCAAAAAGACCGAGGGCAAGAAGTTCGACCGGGTCTATCCCTGCCTTAAGGTGCCTTATGGCAGTTTGCTCTCTTATCTCAAGCCCCGGTTCCTTAAAGCCATTCCCCGTCTGGACCCCTTTGCCTCGGTGTATGACAGGCTGTCCAGTTATTTCAGGCACGAGCACCTGCGGATCGCCATGACCTTCCAGGCCAAATACCTGGGGATGTCGCCCTGGCAGTGCCCGGCCACCTTCACCATACTCTCGATCATCGAGCACAAGTTCGGCATCTACCACCCCATCGGCGGACTCAATAAGATATCGGAAGCCATGGCCCGGGTGATCCGGGAGGACGGCGGCAAGATCCACCTGAACACCCCGGTCAGGCGGATCATCGTCGAAAACGGCAAAACGACTGGGGTCATCCTGGAAAATGGAAACGAGGTGCGGGGCGATGCGGTGATCATCAACCCGGATTTCGCTTGGGCCATGCGGCATCTGGTCGCTCCGCAGGACAGGAAGAAATATACCGATCAAAAACTGGACAGGATGGAATATTCCTGCTCCACCTTCATGCTCTACCTGGGCCTGGACAAGCTGTACGACATACCGCACCATAACGTGATCTTCGCCGATGACTACCGGAATAACGTAGAGGACATCGTCCGCCGCAAGGCCCTGTCCAGCGATCCCTCGGTCTATATCCAGAACGCCAGCATCACCGACCCCACTTTGGCACCAAAGGGCAAATCCGCCGTCTACGTGCTGGTGCCGGTGACCAACCAGACATCGGGGCTGGACTGGCAGAAGGAGCGAAAAGCCTTCCGCGACCGGGTGATCGGGATCATCAAGCAGAAGACCGAGCTCAAGGACATTGACCAACATATAGAGGCGGAGAAGATCATCACCCCGGCCGACTGGGAAAATGAATACGGGATATACCACGGAGCCACCTTCAACCTAAGCCACAAGATAAGCCAGATGCTGTCCTTTAGGCCCCATAATAAGTTCGAGGAGTTCGGCAACTGCTACCTGGTTGGCGGCGGCACCCACCCCGGCTCGGGCTTGCCCACCATTTACCAGTCGGGGCGGATTGCGGCCTCAATGATCATGGGAACCAAGGTCTCCTGA
- a CDS encoding Type 1 glutamine amidotransferase-like domain-containing protein, translating into MKSGAIIFYSDQVVPGNEKLDRRLLELVNKDKPKLAYIPSASDSTRKYYREKYEYYKKYGIEDILYFDLNKEYDPSKTDELLACDAIHLSGGDPFQFLGSIRKRNFGPVLKKYWEDGGILLGISAGAIVLTPSIKISHVFYQSRTDKHQAVGLVDFHFLPHWNLRAGRLEDVQYFSKVNQATVYACKDGDGMVIKRGKVELVGELLKIENGIIKSQ; encoded by the coding sequence GTGAAAAGCGGCGCCATAATATTCTACAGCGATCAGGTGGTCCCCGGGAATGAAAAACTGGACCGGCGGTTACTGGAGCTGGTCAACAAGGACAAGCCCAAGCTGGCCTACATCCCCTCGGCCTCGGACAGCACCAGGAAGTATTACAGGGAAAAATACGAATACTATAAGAAGTACGGGATCGAAGACATCCTGTACTTTGACCTGAACAAGGAGTATGATCCGTCCAAGACAGACGAATTGCTGGCCTGCGATGCCATCCACCTATCCGGGGGCGACCCCTTCCAGTTCCTGGGTTCCATCAGGAAAAGGAACTTCGGCCCGGTGCTTAAGAAATACTGGGAGGATGGCGGCATCCTGCTGGGCATCAGCGCCGGGGCCATTGTGCTCACTCCCAGCATCAAAATCTCGCACGTATTCTACCAGAGCCGGACGGACAAGCATCAGGCAGTGGGCCTAGTGGACTTTCATTTTTTGCCCCACTGGAATTTGCGGGCAGGACGTTTGGAGGATGTTCAATATTTCTCAAAGGTGAACCAAGCCACGGTCTACGCCTGCAAGGACGGGGACGGGATGGTGATAAAACGCGGAAAGGTAGAACTGGTGGGAGAATTGCTGAAGATAGAGAACGGAATCATAAAATCACAATAG
- a CDS encoding 3',5'-cyclic-nucleotide phosphodiesterase: MKLRVLGASGSKLPGFGLTSFLLDKTVLIDTGAAASKLSFEEQKKIETVFLSHLHIDHSLGLLMMADNLAGCTQKPVSIASLPEVLRSLHQQLFNNQVWPDFTAIPDRKRAVYRLCPLRENRTVTIGKHTVKAVKVSHSVPTAGFIISDGKSSLLYTADTKPTERIWQEGKKVKDLKAVLIETSFPNRLQNLADASGHLTPKTLAGEIAKSGLKVPFYVFHIKALFAKEIRQEITALKNPRIKLAREGARYIF; the protein is encoded by the coding sequence ATGAAACTTCGGGTATTGGGCGCTTCCGGATCAAAACTTCCCGGCTTTGGGCTGACCAGTTTTTTGCTGGACAAAACTGTATTGATAGACACCGGGGCCGCCGCCTCAAAGCTCAGCTTTGAAGAACAGAAAAAGATCGAAACGGTTTTTCTGTCCCACCTTCACATCGACCACAGCCTGGGGCTGCTGATGATGGCCGACAACCTGGCCGGCTGCACCCAAAAGCCAGTCAGCATCGCCAGCCTCCCCGAAGTGTTGCGGAGCCTGCACCAGCAGCTTTTCAACAACCAGGTCTGGCCCGATTTCACCGCTATTCCGGACCGGAAGCGGGCGGTGTACCGGCTTTGTCCGTTAAGGGAAAACAGGACCGTCACTATCGGCAAACACACGGTTAAGGCCGTCAAGGTCAGCCATTCCGTGCCCACCGCGGGCTTCATAATATCGGACGGCAAATCCAGCCTGCTCTACACCGCCGACACCAAGCCCACCGAACGCATCTGGCAGGAAGGCAAAAAGGTGAAAGACCTGAAGGCGGTGCTGATAGAAACTTCCTTTCCCAACCGCCTCCAGAACCTGGCGGATGCCTCAGGCCACCTGACGCCCAAAACCCTGGCCGGGGAGATCGCCAAGTCCGGCCTGAAGGTTCCTTTTTACGTCTTCCACATCAAGGCCCTGTTCGCAAAGGAGATCAGGCAGGAGATCACCGCGCTGAAGAATCCCCGGATCAAGCTGGCTCGGGAAGGCGCCCGATATATATTTTAA
- a CDS encoding DUF523 domain-containing protein — protein sequence MTVKSIKPRIVVSKCLGFAACRYNGLMISSPLVRKLKDHVDFVPVCPEQEIGLGIPRDPIRIVEIKGRRYLYQPATGRDLTKEMNAFIRLFFRNLGPVDGFLFKSRSPSCGLRDVKVYSGSSVKQTLLTVRSQGFFGGRALEFYPGLAIVDENHLNNTVIRKHFLARVSAMVRLKEHWGSVSKNKAPPSRAVD from the coding sequence ATGACAGTCAAATCAATAAAACCCCGGATAGTCGTCAGCAAATGCCTGGGGTTCGCCGCCTGCCGCTACAACGGCCTGATGATCTCCAGTCCTTTGGTTAGGAAACTTAAGGACCATGTAGACTTCGTCCCGGTCTGCCCCGAACAGGAGATCGGGCTGGGCATACCACGCGACCCCATCAGGATCGTAGAAATCAAGGGCCGCCGCTACTTGTACCAGCCGGCCACTGGCCGGGACCTGACCAAAGAAATGAACGCCTTTATAAGACTATTTTTCAGGAACCTGGGGCCTGTGGATGGTTTTCTGTTTAAGAGCCGCTCACCCTCCTGCGGCCTCAGGGATGTCAAGGTTTATTCAGGCTCCAGTGTAAAGCAAACACTCCTGACAGTCAGGAGCCAGGGCTTCTTTGGCGGCCGGGCTTTGGAGTTTTACCCGGGGCTGGCCATCGTGGACGAGAATCACTTGAACAATACCGTCATCCGGAAACATTTCCTGGCCAGGGTATCGGCCATGGTAAGATTAAAGGAACATTGGGGATCAGTTTCCAAAAATAAAGCCCCGCCGTCAAGGGCCGTAGATTAA
- a CDS encoding response regulator, whose protein sequence is MEKYTILVVEDEANMARLLEFQLRSAGYQVIQARDGQDGLQVAKEKHVDLILTDIMMPLMDGYELCRAVKQSPELWHIPVIMLSAKADRASIIHGYAVGAARYLTKPLKREELYKGIDLRLKYSYKAKVMLDRKAKEWAGQLSENNVFTVLELFSIGGWTGRIDITNSLGQHGCLHIAGGAILSCSLEGQSNNFNIFLVLSWEQGEFTAFRY, encoded by the coding sequence ATGGAAAAGTACACCATTCTGGTGGTAGAAGATGAAGCCAACATGGCCCGCCTGCTGGAATTTCAGCTGCGGAGCGCCGGCTATCAGGTGATCCAGGCCCGGGACGGCCAGGACGGCCTGCAGGTGGCCAAAGAGAAGCATGTGGACCTGATCCTGACCGACATCATGATGCCGCTGATGGACGGCTACGAGCTGTGCCGGGCGGTCAAACAGAGCCCGGAGCTGTGGCACATTCCAGTGATCATGCTCTCGGCCAAGGCCGACCGGGCCAGCATCATCCACGGTTATGCGGTGGGGGCCGCCCGTTACCTGACCAAGCCCCTTAAGCGCGAAGAATTGTATAAGGGCATCGACCTGCGGCTTAAATACTCCTACAAGGCTAAGGTCATGCTGGACCGCAAGGCCAAGGAGTGGGCCGGCCAGCTTTCGGAGAACAACGTTTTTACTGTGCTGGAGCTTTTCTCCATAGGCGGATGGACCGGGCGGATAGACATCACCAATTCACTGGGCCAGCACGGCTGCCTGCACATAGCCGGGGGGGCCATCCTTAGCTGCAGCCTGGAAGGGCAGAGCAATAATTTCAACATCTTCCTGGTGCTGTCCTGGGAACAGGGCGAATTTACCGCCTTCCGGTACTGA
- the radC gene encoding DNA repair protein RadC — protein MDKKEQTSGHRQRLRDKFRQTAGEGLHDYELLELLLAYALPRRDVKPLAKVLIDRFNGLAGVLDASPEDLEKVKGLGNSPAVLIKLAKHLSEQYLAAGMISRDALSSPQSVLAFARTKMAGLPNEAFLCIYLNTKNEVLKYKTINQGTVDKAAVYPRRIIEEALNLHAAGLILVHNHPSGHCQPSPEDRQLTDSIISVARTLDIRVLDHLIVGRAGYYSFAENKLL, from the coding sequence GTGGACAAGAAAGAACAGACATCGGGACATCGTCAGAGGCTGAGGGATAAATTCCGCCAGACCGCCGGGGAAGGCCTTCACGACTACGAGCTTCTGGAACTGCTGCTGGCCTACGCCTTGCCCCGCCGCGACGTGAAACCTTTGGCCAAGGTGTTAATAGACAGGTTCAACGGCCTGGCCGGAGTGCTGGACGCTTCGCCTGAAGACCTGGAGAAGGTCAAGGGCCTGGGAAACTCCCCGGCGGTGCTGATCAAGCTGGCCAAGCACCTGTCCGAGCAGTACCTGGCGGCCGGGATGATATCCAGGGACGCCCTCTCCTCGCCCCAGTCGGTGCTGGCCTTCGCCCGGACCAAGATGGCCGGACTGCCCAACGAGGCTTTCCTCTGCATCTATCTCAACACCAAGAACGAAGTGCTGAAATACAAGACCATCAATCAGGGCACGGTGGACAAGGCGGCTGTCTATCCCCGGCGGATCATCGAAGAGGCTTTGAACCTGCACGCCGCCGGGCTGATCCTGGTGCACAACCACCCCAGCGGGCACTGCCAGCCCTCGCCGGAGGACCGCCAGCTGACCGATTCCATCATCAGCGTGGCCAGGACGCTGGACATCCGGGTGCTGGACCACCTGATAGTGGGAAGGGCCGGTTACTATAGTTTCGCCGAGAATAAATTATTGTAA
- a CDS encoding DNA alkylation repair protein — protein sequence MNDIIKQIRAELLQNVDPVYRRGAQNYFKEGIVLHGVRLPAVRAISAKYYQQVKGLERPVLFALCDKLLSCDTAEERTIAFDWAWRLRRQFEPADYKTLERWLKDHVSNWGGVDDLCRRALGYFICRYPKFLPQVFRWTRSREWHLRRAAAVILISPAKLGRALPEILRTSDTLMNDEHYLVQKGYGWLLKEAYVKFPRDIFGYVMKNKDRMPRTALRYAIEKMPVTLRKKAMVK from the coding sequence ATGAATGATATCATCAAACAGATCAGGGCCGAGCTGCTGCAGAATGTTGACCCCGTCTACCGCCGGGGAGCTCAGAACTACTTCAAGGAAGGAATTGTCCTGCACGGAGTGCGCCTTCCGGCGGTCAGGGCCATCTCGGCCAAGTACTATCAGCAGGTAAAGGGCTTGGAGAGACCTGTGCTCTTCGCCCTGTGCGACAAGCTGCTGAGCTGCGATACCGCCGAGGAGCGCACCATCGCCTTCGACTGGGCCTGGCGGCTCCGCAGACAGTTCGAGCCAGCCGATTACAAGACACTGGAGCGCTGGCTCAAGGACCATGTCAGCAACTGGGGTGGGGTGGACGACCTTTGCCGGCGGGCCTTGGGATATTTCATCTGCCGTTATCCAAAATTCCTGCCTCAGGTGTTCCGCTGGACCAGATCCCGGGAATGGCACCTGCGCCGGGCGGCGGCGGTGATCCTGATCTCTCCCGCCAAATTAGGCCGGGCCTTGCCGGAGATACTTAGAACATCGGACACTCTGATGAACGATGAGCATTACCTGGTGCAAAAGGGATATGGCTGGCTGCTTAAAGAGGCTTACGTCAAATTTCCCCGTGATATTTTCGGCTATGTGATGAAGAACAAGGATCGGATGCCCCGGACGGCCTTAAGATATGCCATAGAAAAGATGCCGGTCACACTACGCAAAAAAGCCATGGTTAAATGA
- a CDS encoding DUF4292 domain-containing protein has protein sequence MNELKRQLLPFCFLFFAFCLFPGCSHFKTKPQKPTPEKVWQQVQHGYSEPRLPYLAEGDISLRSPDINQSFSFTLRWESPQRMRIDISGFLGFTLASAAVCDSLAWLNIPIKGVYLKGQIQRIDSASANTLGFSLDQFLKMLEGRPPLPPGQCNFAGEDEYSNFSYQDSLAAYIFRVDPKIGRIAEYRVQSGTGDLQQIRYGRWQTLGVSYRPYEIEMEKPRQHLELSITYGKISPADSFKAETWQQPLPKGVTPGEF, from the coding sequence ATGAATGAACTTAAACGCCAGCTGCTGCCTTTTTGTTTTTTGTTTTTTGCCTTCTGCCTTTTTCCCGGCTGTTCCCATTTCAAAACCAAGCCCCAAAAGCCCACCCCCGAAAAGGTCTGGCAGCAGGTGCAGCATGGTTATTCCGAACCGCGCCTGCCTTATCTGGCCGAGGGGGACATCAGTCTTCGTTCCCCGGATATCAACCAGTCTTTTTCCTTCACCCTGCGCTGGGAAAGCCCCCAAAGGATGCGGATAGACATCTCCGGTTTCCTGGGATTTACCCTGGCCTCGGCCGCGGTCTGCGACAGCCTGGCCTGGCTGAACATCCCCATCAAGGGCGTTTACCTGAAGGGACAGATCCAGCGGATAGACTCGGCCTCGGCCAACACTCTGGGATTTTCTCTGGACCAGTTCCTTAAGATGCTGGAAGGCCGGCCTCCCCTGCCCCCGGGCCAATGCAACTTTGCCGGGGAGGACGAATACTCGAACTTCAGCTATCAGGACAGTCTGGCGGCCTACATTTTCCGGGTGGACCCCAAGATCGGGAGGATAGCGGAATACCGGGTTCAGTCCGGGACCGGGGACCTGCAGCAGATCAGATACGGCAGATGGCAAACGCTGGGAGTAAGTTACCGCCCTTATGAGATCGAAATGGAAAAGCCTCGCCAGCATCTTGAACTTTCGATTACCTACGGCAAGATCTCCCCTGCAGACTCATTTAAGGCTGAAACCTGGCAGCAACCTCTGCCCAAAGGCGTAACTCCGGGCGAGTTTTAA
- a CDS encoding DUF4342 domain-containing protein, with protein MPDQFTEEIKVSGEQLLAKIKELVRQGNIRRITIIDRDGKTIMAFPLTIGVVGALIAPTLAAIGAVAALVTECTVKVEREQP; from the coding sequence ATGCCCGATCAATTCACCGAAGAGATAAAGGTATCCGGCGAGCAGCTGCTGGCCAAGATCAAGGAACTGGTCCGTCAGGGCAACATCCGCCGCATCACCATCATCGACCGGGACGGCAAGACCATCATGGCCTTTCCCCTGACCATCGGGGTGGTGGGCGCCCTGATCGCCCCGACCCTGGCCGCTATCGGCGCGGTGGCGGCATTAGTGACCGAGTGCACGGTCAAGGTGGAGCGGGAACAGCCGTAG
- a CDS encoding tetratricopeptide repeat protein, translated as MKNNLILLLLGLSLTAGCVKRQVMDPGQANLSLLDHIDLAASQEDQGNLKGAIKTYKQALKLNQNSALLHLYIAQNYYELGNDTLAALYARKAARLDSASADPHLILGNSHLIAKDWPAALAEYQKAFQLDPKNSEVAVTLSGLHEVVNQPDSAQAVLVKAMEQNDDPELQFQLAGVLARAKKYQPAIEQYRSVLLSDPQNAKASLSLAALYEAREQPDSAYIYYLLAEELAPKNQYLKRHIFNLLLLKNDFSGAILKAEEILALGVKDRNLRLQLARLYYQQKDFPNAFLNFDLLLQDDSLNTEALYTLAKLKMEQKQYAEASGYFSRTLKILPRLSEGWLNLGICQLACDRKDSAEISFKRSRRHGNKMQLDYIWGYAYVQLEQYSQAIPHYLKLYPKNKRDLNLVFNLAAAYERSGDFEAAERYFLLLLARQPQNHLALNYLGYMYAERGINLDQAETMLAQALQAEPDNAYYIDSMGWIYFKQGKISQAQQELEKAVNILSDDSALRDHLGDIYSALGQSEKALEQWRKALKLDPKKDDIRKKIEAHE; from the coding sequence TTGAAAAACAATCTCATCTTACTGCTGTTGGGACTGTCCTTGACTGCAGGCTGTGTTAAAAGACAGGTTATGGATCCCGGGCAGGCTAACCTTTCCCTGCTGGATCACATAGACCTGGCTGCCTCCCAGGAGGATCAGGGGAACCTTAAGGGGGCCATCAAGACCTATAAGCAGGCACTTAAGCTCAACCAGAACTCGGCCCTGCTGCATCTGTACATAGCCCAGAACTATTACGAATTGGGCAATGACACCCTGGCGGCGCTGTATGCCCGAAAGGCTGCCCGGCTGGACTCCGCCAGCGCCGATCCCCACCTTATACTGGGCAACTCCCACCTGATTGCCAAGGACTGGCCGGCGGCCCTGGCCGAATACCAAAAAGCTTTCCAGCTGGATCCCAAAAACAGCGAGGTTGCGGTCACCCTGTCCGGGCTGCATGAAGTGGTAAACCAACCGGATTCGGCCCAGGCAGTTTTGGTTAAGGCCATGGAGCAGAATGACGACCCGGAGCTTCAGTTCCAGTTGGCCGGGGTGCTGGCCCGGGCCAAGAAATACCAGCCAGCCATAGAACAATACCGGTCTGTTTTACTGAGCGATCCCCAGAATGCCAAGGCCTCCCTTTCCCTGGCCGCGCTTTACGAAGCGAGGGAACAGCCGGACTCGGCCTACATATATTATCTTTTGGCCGAAGAACTGGCTCCCAAGAATCAATACCTTAAAAGACACATCTTCAACCTGCTGCTTTTAAAGAACGATTTTTCCGGGGCCATCCTTAAGGCCGAGGAGATTCTGGCATTGGGGGTCAAGGACAGGAATTTAAGACTGCAGCTGGCCCGCCTTTACTACCAGCAAAAGGACTTTCCCAATGCCTTTCTGAACTTTGACCTGCTGCTGCAGGACGACAGCCTTAACACCGAGGCCCTGTATACCCTGGCTAAGCTAAAGATGGAGCAGAAGCAGTATGCCGAAGCCTCCGGGTATTTCAGCCGTACACTGAAGATACTGCCCCGCCTGTCCGAGGGATGGCTGAACCTGGGGATCTGTCAGCTGGCCTGTGACCGGAAGGATTCCGCCGAAATATCTTTTAAAAGGTCCCGCCGCCACGGCAACAAGATGCAACTGGATTACATCTGGGGCTATGCCTATGTCCAGTTGGAGCAGTATTCCCAGGCCATCCCCCATTATCTTAAACTTTATCCCAAGAACAAAAGGGACCTTAACCTGGTCTTTAACCTGGCCGCCGCCTATGAGAGGTCGGGAGACTTTGAAGCGGCCGAGCGCTATTTCCTTCTGCTGCTGGCCCGCCAGCCCCAGAACCACCTGGCATTGAATTATCTGGGCTATATGTACGCCGAACGGGGCATAAACCTGGACCAAGCCGAGACCATGTTGGCCCAGGCCCTGCAGGCCGAACCGGACAACGCCTATTATATCGACAGCATGGGCTGGATATACTTTAAACAGGGAAAGATCTCCCAGGCCCAGCAAGAACTGGAGAAGGCTGTAAATATTCTGTCAGATGATTCCGCCTTGCGGGACCACCTGGGGGACATCTATTCGGCTCTGGGACAAAGTGAGAAGGCCTTGGAACAGTGGCGCAAGGCCCTGAAGTTGGACCCTAAAAAGGATGATATCAGAAAGAAGATCGAAGCCCATGAATGA
- a CDS encoding NUDIX hydrolase, producing MNQNKYGWKTLSSKIVYKNPWITVRHDRISYPGGRKGIYGVVQKGPGVAVVAVNDAGRIYLVKQYRYALDNVFYELPAGAIHQGESALASAKRELWEEIGLKAAKWKRLGNFYTALGHENAEIIVYLARKLKHPKVSSLNQQHDESILEISEFSPAGVKKMIRSNRINCGITLAALNLFFLS from the coding sequence ATGAACCAGAATAAATACGGCTGGAAGACCCTGTCTTCTAAAATTGTTTACAAGAACCCCTGGATCACGGTGCGGCATGACCGCATTTCCTATCCCGGCGGCCGTAAAGGGATCTACGGCGTGGTCCAGAAAGGGCCGGGGGTGGCCGTGGTGGCGGTGAACGATGCGGGAAGAATATACCTGGTCAAACAATACCGCTATGCTCTGGATAATGTTTTCTATGAACTGCCGGCCGGCGCCATTCACCAAGGGGAAAGTGCTTTAGCTTCTGCTAAGCGGGAGCTGTGGGAGGAGATCGGCCTGAAAGCGGCTAAATGGAAAAGGCTGGGCAATTTCTACACCGCGTTGGGACACGAGAATGCCGAGATCATAGTGTATCTGGCCAGGAAGTTGAAACATCCCAAAGTCTCCAGCCTTAACCAGCAGCACGACGAGTCCATTCTGGAGATATCAGAGTTCTCTCCGGCCGGTGTAAAGAAGATGATCCGAAGCAACCGGATAAACTGCGGCATCACTCTGGCTGCGCTGAACCTTTTCTTTTTATCGTGA
- a CDS encoding ATP-binding protein, which yields MNDPKRRLFPFPAIIGQEKLKTAYLANVVNPRIGGLLISGPKGTGKSTAVHSIAQVLPEYSAVRGCPFNCATADPSRFCTLCREKSDHQAQSRPMRIINLPLSCSEDRLVGSIDVEKLLKTGEKVVLPGILGAANGNILYVDEVNLLSDHLVDDILDAAASHWNTIEREGVSISHPADFVLVGTMNPEEGDLRPQILDRFPLCVRIETVKDPEQRVEIVRTNLMFEDHPEEFFQRYGPRSEELKTAIVTARAMLPQVTAGDEAVAAVAYSCAELKVDGQRPDIVIIKTALTLAALNNRTQAVREDIMLAAELALVHRTRDGGLLEPPSPEEIARSFGKHAASVPAAAEMQAPENGKQSSGKEASDADGVKKNK from the coding sequence ATGAACGATCCCAAACGCCGCCTGTTCCCGTTCCCGGCCATCATCGGCCAGGAAAAGCTGAAGACCGCCTATCTAGCCAACGTGGTCAACCCCCGCATAGGCGGGCTGCTGATATCCGGACCCAAGGGAACCGGCAAGAGCACCGCCGTACATTCTATCGCGCAGGTGCTGCCGGAATATAGTGCGGTCCGGGGCTGTCCCTTCAACTGCGCCACGGCCGACCCCTCCCGGTTTTGCACCCTGTGCCGGGAGAAAAGCGATCACCAGGCCCAGAGCAGGCCGATGCGGATCATCAACCTGCCGCTGTCCTGCAGCGAAGACCGGCTGGTGGGCAGCATCGACGTGGAGAAACTGCTGAAGACCGGCGAGAAAGTTGTGCTGCCGGGCATTCTGGGCGCGGCCAACGGCAACATCCTTTACGTGGACGAGGTCAACCTGCTGTCCGACCACCTGGTGGACGACATCCTGGACGCGGCGGCCTCGCACTGGAACACCATCGAGCGCGAGGGGGTGTCCATCTCCCACCCGGCCGATTTCGTGCTGGTGGGCACCATGAACCCGGAGGAGGGCGACCTGAGGCCCCAGATACTGGACCGTTTTCCGCTCTGCGTCAGGATCGAGACGGTCAAGGACCCGGAACAGCGGGTGGAGATAGTGCGCACCAACCTGATGTTCGAGGACCATCCGGAGGAGTTCTTTCAGCGATACGGACCCCGGTCGGAAGAGCTCAAGACAGCCATCGTAACCGCCAGGGCAATGCTGCCGCAGGTGACGGCCGGGGATGAGGCGGTGGCGGCGGTGGCCTATTCCTGCGCCGAGCTGAAAGTGGACGGCCAGCGTCCGGACATCGTGATCATCAAGACCGCACTGACCCTGGCGGCCCTCAACAACCGGACCCAGGCCGTCCGGGAGGATATCATGCTGGCGGCCGAGCTGGCTCTGGTGCACCGCACTCGGGACGGCGGCCTGCTGGAACCGCCCTCGCCCGAGGAGATTGCCCGCAGTTTCGGCAAACATGCGGCATCAGTGCCGGCCGCGGCCGAAATGCAGGCCCCGGAGAACGGAAAACAGTCCTCGGGAAAAGAGGCTTCCGATGCCGACGGCGTAAAAAAAAACAAATAA